A window of Desulfuromonadales bacterium genomic DNA:
TTGGCGTTCTTCTCCTTCGGCATGTGGCACTCATGGCACTGGATGCCGGCCTTGTCGTGGACGCTCCCCCAGTAGGTCTCCATCTCGGGGTGCTGCAGCTTGACTAGGCGGGCGCCGGTCACCGCGTGCCTGAAGTCGCGAAACTTGAGCTGGTCGTAGTGCGCCAGCAGGTCGAGGGCATTCTTCATCGGGAAGTGGTTGGCCCGGCGGTCGGCCATGGTCACCTTCTCGCCGCTCTCGGGCTCGAAGCCGCCGTTGCAGTTGTACTCGACGTGGCACTGGCCGCACTGCAGGGTGGAGTTCGGCTTGTCGAGCAGGCCGATCTTGCGGAAGCCGTCGCGGAAGCTGACCACCTCGACCTTGACCCGGGAGGCGCCCTTGTCGGTATCGTAGGGACGAGTGCCATCACGCTCGACCGCCTCGATCAGGGCATCGCGGGCGATGCGCGGCCGGGTGGCGTGCGGGTCATGGCACTGGATGCAGCCGACCGGGTTCTGCACATCCTTGATCAGTTCGTTGACATCGGAGGTGCGGTCCCACTTGGCCTTCGGATCCTTGTCGCCCATGTGTTTCCATTTGAGAGCGAGATCCGAGGTTTTGCACTGCAGGCAGACCGGATTGCCGGCCGACGCCGAAACTTCCTTGGGATAGGTCTTGCCGGTGTCGACCAGCACGTCCCAGGCCTTGCCCGGGCGAGCGACCTGCCACATGTCCTTGAACTGGTAACGGCCGGAGGCGAAGCGGTCGACCACGAACTGGTCAACGACCATGAAGGCATGGGAGCGCGGCTCGTTGTGCTCCTTGGTGAAGCCGTGCGGAGCGAGGAGTTTGTCCTGCATCGGCGAGCGGCCGGTGGGGCCGCCCTTTTCCTTGCGGGCCTGCGCCTCGAAATTGACGCGATAGAAGCTGTCGTACTGGTCCTTGTGGCAACTGCCGCAGGTCGCAAGCTCCAGACTGGTGACCGGTTTCGTCGCAGAGTCTTTCAGGTGGGCTTCCATTCCGCTGTGACAGGTCTCACAGGCCAGCTTCGCATGCTTCGAACCCTGATGCAGCTGCTCGACCTCGGCGTGGCAGCCGAAGCATTCCATCTTGTCCACCCCGCCGGCCGCCTTGGCCAGCACGCCGGTCGGCAGCGCCAGCAGCGCCAGCGCAACCGCAATCCCGATCCTCTTCATTCCTTGCCTCCTCATTGGTTGATGGGTCGTGCCCTGTTCACAACAGGCGCAACAAACCTCGAATTTGCCCCGGGACCCGCCTCTCAGCAGGCACATGGCGGGACGACGGTACGCTGTCCGCTGAATGGTGACCGCCGGTCCATTAAAATATTATCGATCAATATTATCAGCCGTGCCGCGCGTGACAATTGACGCAGGTCAAATTTTGCCAAAGCAAAAGGCCCGCAGAAGCGCGGGCCTTGCCTTGAAGCAAAGACGGGGGGGGAGAAGGTCACCAGGAGGGGGAGAAGCTTTCCTTCTTGATGAAATCGCGGATGGCGTGCATATCGTCGAGACGGAGGTCGACGAACTGGACCCCCATACCGGCGGCCATCTCCGGCTTGTGCAGCAGCACCGGGTGGTTGACCCAGGCCACCCGCCCGTTGCAGCGGATGGATGTCTGCCGGTCGGGCAGGGTGAACTCCAGTTCGAGCGGCGTATCGACCGGCAATGGATCGTCCGTTTCAAGAAAAAGGCCGCCTGTGCTGATATTGACGGAGTAGTTGCAGAGCAACTGCCGGCGGCCGGGACCGTAGCGAACCTCGAGCCGTGCCCTGACCCGCTCCGCCTCGCGGCCGGCGACGGCGAGCAGCCGGCGGGCGGTATCGACGAAGAGGTGGCGGGTGATCGGCTTGAGCAGAATCTCGTCGCAACCGGCCTGCCGACACTTTGCCAGGTCTTCCTCCCGCCCACCCTGCGTCACCATGACAATCGGTGTCGAACGGAGTTCGGGGTCGCTCTTGACCCGGAGGCAACACTCGTCACCATTCATCACGGGCATATAGAGATCCATGAAGACGAGATCCGGCCGCTCGGCCGCTATGATCTCGAGGGCCTGGCGGCCGTCACGGGCCACCTGCAGTTCGATATTCTCCCGTCGGAAAAAGGTTTTTTCCAGTTCCAGAAAAAGCTCGACATCATCGGCCAGCAAGATTTTTTTCTTCCTATCCACGTTCCACTCCACCGAAAGGGCACCGCCGTTCATTGCCCATCCTACAAGAAACCAGGATTTTCCTCTGGAAAGACCACTGCGGGATTCTGTGCTTGAGCTCGCCTGCGTTCATGACTATACTGCTGCCACCTCTAAGACTGGAGTCATCGCACATGGACGAACGCTGGTTCAGCGTCATATTCTTCGGCAGCGTCGCGGGCATCGCTACCTTTCTCGGCATGTACCTGATCCTGGCACGTGCGGAGTGGAGTCGTCGCAATTCCGCCAGCCTGGTTTCCTACTCGGCCGGCGTGCTGCTCGGTGTCGGCATCCTGCACGTTTTGCCGGAGGCCCAGGAACTGAGCAGCCAGACACCGATTTACTTCCTGCTTTCCTTTGTTCTTTTCTATTTTCTCGAGCACCATCTCTTTTTTCACGCCGGCCACGAGGAGTTGCACCATGCCGGCCTGGAGGTCGCGGCGGGCCACGACGCCTGCTGTGCCGACCCGCATCCGCTGGGTGTCATTGCCTTCGCCGGCATGACTCTGCATTCGCTGATCGACGGCATGGTCATCGGCGCCGGCTTCGAGGCCGGCAGCGAAACGGGTCTGCTCTCCGCCCTGGCGGTCATCGCCCACGAGGTCCCGGAAGGGATCGCCATGCTCTCCATCCTGCTGCATTACGGCTATGCCCGCCGGACGGCCATCATCTTCACTTCGACCGTCGCCATGGCGACGCCCATCGGTGCAGTCGTAACCTACTCTCTGGTGCGCCACCTCGCGCCGGGCATTCTCGGCGCCCTCATGGCCTTCGCGGCCGGCTCCTTCGTCTACATCGCCGCCTCGGACCTCATCCCGGAATCGCACCGTGCCCGCGGGCTCAAGGGGAGCCTGGCGTTGTGCGGCGGCATCCTGACGGCCGCAATGGCCGGCTGGCTTGCCCACTTCGGGCACGCCTGAAAAAGGGGAGTCAGCGGACTCCCCCTTTTTATTTTACCGGGCACATTCGGAGGGATCGCCTTTGAGCTTGGCCAAGGCATGGCCGAGAGCGGGGAGGACGACCTCGAGGTTCTCCCGCACCCCCTTCGGGCTGCCGGGCAGATTGACTATCAGGGAATGCCGGCGCACCCCCGCCAGCGCCCGGGAAAGCATGGCGTGCGGGGTCTTGCGCAAACTTTCCATGCGCATCGCCTCGGCCATGCCGGGAATCTCCCGCTCGATCACCCGGGCGGTCGCCTCGGGGGTGACATCACGCGCCGTGAGCCCGGTGCCGCCGGTGGTCAGAATCAGGTCGACGGCGTCGCGGTCGACCCAATCCACCAGGGTGCGCACGATCAGTTCCTCCTCGTCGGGGATGACCTGGTAGCACACGACCTCGCCAAAGGAAGAGATCATCTCGCGGATGACCCGGCCGCTCTCGTCTTCCCGTTCGCCCCGCGCCCCCTTGTCGGAGAGGGTCAGGATGCCGACGCTGTAGCGGGCCTCGTTCGTCATGCCCCTTCTCCCTCCGCCAGCACCTCGATCCGGTCTCCCTTGCGCACGCTGCCGCCCCGCAGCACGACGGCGAAGATCCCCTCCTTGGGCATGACGCAGTCGCCGGCCTGGTAGAAGATCGCGCAGCGTTCATGGCAGATCTTGCCGATCTGGGTGATCTGCAGGATGGCGGTCTCGCCGACCCGCAGACGGGTTCCGACCGGCAGGGTGCAGAGGCCGATCCCCCGGGTGGTCAGATTCTCGGCGAAATCCCCAGGCCCCACGTCAAGGCCGGCAGCACGCATCTTGTCGATGCTCTCCAGGGCCAGCAGGCTCACCTGACGGTGCCAGTCGCCGCCATGCCCGTCCCCCTCGAGACCGAAGTTTTCCAGCAGCACGCCCTGGCCCACATCCGTTTTGCGTTCCCCCTTGCCGAGGCTGGTGCAGACGGCGACGATTTCTCCTTGGTTCATTCAGATGACTCCTTCAATGGCAGCGAGCCCCTCGGCCTGGATTTCACCCAAAGCCTGCATCGCCGATTAGCACTACCGCTGCTTGGTCAGCAGCATACGCCGGGCATTATTGACGATGACCTGGGAAACGCCGCGGCTCTTGGCCAGGTTCTTGATGTCTTTCTCGGTCAGGATTGTCATGTAGCGCAAGGCCTTGGGCAGCGGAGTCCGTGGATGCATGACCAGCGCTTTCTTGATTTCGTAATGCTTCACCCATTCGCGGTTGAGGGTGATCAGACGGATGAGTTCGTCGCTGGAACTCTTGTTTTTGGCCACCGCCAGGACTTCCCCCTCGGTGATACGGGGATTCTTCAGCACGGCAGACGAAACCAGCTTGTTGGGATCCTTGAGAAAAATGTTGCGCCACTCCTTGTCGCCGGTCAGCGCCATCTTGATCTTGTCGGAAACCCCCATTTCCAGGGCCATCTGGTATTTGGAAAGGTTCAGCTCTTCCTCGACGGCTTCCTCTTCGTCTTCGCCATCGCCGCCTTCCGACTCTCCGGCCGCAGTTGGATCCGCTTCGGCTTCGGTCGACTCCCCGCCGACGGCCGAGTCACCGACGGGGGTCAAGCGGGCACGGATGCCTTCGCTGGTATGCGGATTCGCCAGAAGGGCAGCAACCACCTCTGGATCGTCACAGCATCGTTGATTGTCTGCCAGCAGCGAAAGGATCGCAACGCCGGCGTGCCCGGCAAGGTGACGCAGGGTCGCCGCGGCCAGCCCGGGATGGTCCAGCAGCGGCCCGATGAGCGCCGGTTCGGATATCCGCCAGCGGACAACGAAATCGAGCAACTGCGGGTGGAGCTCGGCGCTTTCCAGAACCGGTTGCAGCGCTGTCGGGGAGATGCCCCTGAAGGTTTCCAGTGCCCGCGCCTTGATTTCCGCGTCGGCTCCGTGACAGAGGAAAAAGAGGGCGGTCACCAGATCCCTGGCAGAGAGCGGCAGTGCCCCCCGCGCCGCCGCAAGTTTTGTTTCGCGGGGGGCTTCAGGAGCAACGATGCGCGCCACCCCGGGAGAAACCTTCAGGCGCACGGTCTTGGTCTGGCTGGTCATGTGAATTCAATGCCCCTGCTTCAGGGGTCTTTCCTGACAATGGCCTCGAGGCCGGCCGCCCGGGCACGAACGGCAGCCTGCTCGGCCGCGTTTCGGTCGGCAAAGTCGCCGAAGCTGAGCAGGGAAAGCGATACTTCGGCCTCTACCGCCTCTTCCTCGACCCGGATCCCCTGCTTGTAAAGATGATCGGCGGCGCGGCGCGCCCGGTCGATATCCTGGAAGGAGCCGGCATAGACCAGCACATATTCCCCCTGCCTGAGCAGGAAGGCATTCGGCGCCACCGCCTTGAGCGAATCCAGCTTGGCTTTCCCTTCTTCGGCAAAAAACGCTCCGACCCGCAGACGGGTCATCGGCATCGTCTTGCGCAGAGACTTGACCCGCGGCTCGTAGCCGAGACGGCGCACCTGCGCTTCCGCGTCCCGCAGGTTGGCCTTGAGCAGGAAGGCCCCTGCCTGCAGGTAATAGGGGCCGGCCTTTTTCGACGCAACCTTCGACTGCGCAACGGTCTGTTCGGCGGGGGGAGGTGACGGGGGAGGCTCCGTCCTGGCCGGCGTCTCTGCAGGTGGCGCCGGGACCGTCGATTTGATCGCCGGTTTTTCCGCTTTCACCGGCACTTCCGGTTTTACCGCCGATGCGGCGGGCGCTTGTCCCGCCGGCGGCGCCGGCGGGACACTCTCGGTCTTGACCGTCGCTTCTTCCATGCTGACCGGGGGTGGCGGCAGGGCGATCGGCTGCCTGACCGGCGGCGCCGGCGGCGGGGTTTCGGGAACCGGCGGGCTGCCCAGATAAAAATAGGCAGCGGCGCCGCCAAGAACAATCAGGAGCGCCAGCAGCAGAAACATCCGGCCCGGCGATCGCTTTTCCACCGTCCCGGATTCGCCCAGATTCCGGCGCAACTCCTCCTCGATCATGGCAGCGCCCGGATCCTGTTCAACCGGCTCCGCTTGGTCCTCGAACCCAAAATCGTCCTTCTCCGTCATTGCGGGTCTCCTCATTGCAGGATCGGTCCGGCAGTTACTCTTCTTTCTTCACCTCGGCCAGTATCCTGGCCGTCAGGTGCGGGGGAACTTCCTCATACTGGGAGAACTCCATGGTGAAGAGCCCCCGGTCGGAGGTCATCGAGCGCAGATCAGGAGCATATTTGAGAACTTCGGCCATCGGCACCTGAACCGAGATGACCTGGCTTCCGGACTGGGGTTCGACGCCGAGCACCTTGCCGCGCCGGGAGTTCATGTCGCCGATCACGTCGCCCATGCAATCGTCGGGGACGGTGATCTCCATATGCATGATCGGTTCCAGCAGCACCGGGCTGGCGGTCTCCATCGCCTTCTTGAATCCCATCGAACCGGCAATCTTGAATGCCATCTCCGAGGAGTCGACGGAATGATGGCTGCCGTCGAAGAGGGTTACGCGAAAATCCTGGACCGGGTAGCCGGCCAGTATCCCGTGCCGCATCGCTTCCTGAACCCCCTTGTCGACCGCCGGGATGAACTGGCGGGGGACGACGCCGCCGACGACCTTGTCGACGAATTCGTAGCCGGAACCGCGCGGCAGCGGCTCAACCTCGATGTGGACATCGGCAAACTGCCCGCGACCGCCGGACTGCTTCTTGTGCCGGTAGTGCTGCTTGACCGCCTTCTTGATCGTCTCGCGGTACGGGACCTTGGGCTCCTTGAGCAGAACCTCTACACCGTACTTGCGCTTGAGCTTCTCGACCGCCACCTCGACGTGAACCTGACCCATCCCGGAGAGGATCATTTCCTTCGTCTCCTCGTCGCGCAGAAACTGCAGGGTGGGGTCCTCCTCCATGAGCTTGTGCAGCGAGCTCATGATCTTGTCCTCGTCCCCCTTGCTCTTGGCCTGCAGGGCGAAGGAGATCACCGGCTTGATCGTCAAAGGGCTTTCGAAGACGATGGGATGGGCGCCATCGCAGAGAGTGTCGCCGGTGGAAGTCTCCTTCAGCTTGGCCACGGCCACGATATCGCCGGCCTCGGCCACCGCGACCGGCTTCTGCTTCTTCCCTTCGAGCTCGAAGAGTTGGCCGATGCGCTCGGTCGTATCCCGGTTCGGATTGTAGACGACCGAGTCGCTTTTCAGGGTACCGGAATAGACGCGGAAGAGAGAAAGCTTGCCGGCATAGGGGTCGTTAACCGTTTTGAAGACCATGGCCGAGAACGGTTCCGCCGGGTCGGGACGGCGCTGCTCCTTTTCGCCTGTTTTCGGATTTTTGCCGTACTGGATCCCCTTGTCGATGGGGGAGGGAAGACAGTTGACGATATAGTTGAGCAGATTGCGCACCCCGATGTTGGCGGTAGCGCTGCCGCAGAGGACCGGAGTGAACACTTTCGTCAGGGTCCCCTCGCGCAGGCCGAGCAGGATCTCGTCCTTCGTCAGCTCCCCCTGCTCCAGATACTTCTCCATCAGCACGTCATCTCCTTCGGCCGCCGCCTCCACCATGAGGTTGCGCAGGCGTTCGGCTTCCGGCAGGTATTCGGCGGGGATGTCGGTCTCGTCATAGGTTCCGGCATCGTCGAACTTGAAAAAGCGCGCCTTCATGTCGACCAGTTCGATGATCCCCTTGAACTCCTCCCCTTCTCCGACCGGCATGGATACGGCGACCGCCCTGGTTTTGAGGGTCTTCGACAGATCATCGACAGTCTTGAGAAAATCTGCCCGCTCGCGGTCCAGCTTGTTGACGAAAACGATGCGCGGGATTTCGAATTCCTGCGCCCACTGCCAGATCTTGACCGATTGGGCCTTCACCCCGTCGACCGCCGAGACGACCAGAACGGCGCCGCCCAGGATGCGCATGCAGTTGCGCGTGTCATGCAGAAAGTTGGTATAGCCGGGGGTATCGACAATGTGCAGGCTGTTCCCCTTCCACTCGCAGTGGTCGAGGCTGGAAGTGATGGTGATGCCGCGCTTGATCTCCTCGGGTTCGAAATCCATGGTCGACGTCCCCTCGTCGACCTTGCCGAGGCGATCGATCATGCCGGTGTTGTAGAGAATCGCTTCGGTGAGTGACGTCTTGCCGGCGCCCCCCTGACCGACGATGCCCAGGTTCCGGATTTGTGCCGTTTCGTACTTTCCCATGACCGCTCCTTTCATTCCATCGTTGATGAGGAATCTGGTTAAAGGATTACTGACAGGAAACAACGAACATGGCGGTGTACTACCCGCGCTCAAGCATCATAGCTCGCAGCTCGCTGCAAGAGCCAAGAGCCAGGAAAAAGATTAAAGGCCGGATTTGTTGCGATTGTAAATGATACGCAACCCCTCCAGCGTCAGATTCGGGTCGACTTCGTCAATGGTCTGGGCAGCCGGCGCGATCTGTCCGGCCAGACCGCCGGTGGCGACAACCAGAGGCTCGTCCCGCGCCTCCAGCTTCATCCGCCCGACGATCCCGTCCACCAGCCCGGCGTAGCCGAAAAAGATCCCCGCCTGCATGCTGTTGACCGTGTTCTTGGCAATGATCTGCGGCGGACGGGAAAACTCGACGCGCGGCAGTTTGCTGGCCCTCTCGAAGAGGGCCTCGGCGGAGATGCCGAGCCCCGGGGCGATGGCTCCCCCCTGGTAGACTCCCCTGGCGGAGATGTAGTCGAAGGTCGTTGCGGTACCGAAATCGACGACGATCAGGCTGCGCCGGAATTTCTCGTAGGCCGCCACCGCGTTGACGATGCGGTCGGCGCCGACTTCCTTGGGGTTGTCGTACTGGATCGGCATGCCGGTCTTGATCCCGGGGCCGACGATATAGGGCTTGAGCCGGAAATAGTCGCTGCAGAGCCCCTCCAGGGTATTCAGCATGGGGGGAACGACGCAGGAGATGATGACGTCGCGGATATCGGTGAAATGGATATCGGAGAGCTGGAAGAGTTCATGGATGAGCATGGCGTACTCGTCCACGGTGCGGGACTTGTCGGTGGTCACCCGCCAGCTGCGCACCAGCTGCTCTTCCTGGTACATCCCCAGAACGGTATTGGAATTGCCGACATCGATGACTAAAAGCATGGAAACCCGTAATTGGTTGCCTGTGATTCGGGACCTTGGCGCTCGGACCCGGGACTCGTGTAAGTTTAAACCGGCCGCACGTCGCCGGCCAGCACCTTTTCGGCCCGGCCGTCGGGCAGCCGCAGCAGCAGGGCACCATCGTCATCGAGCCCCTCGACCCGACCCTGCACGCGGCGACTCTGGTAATCGACCTCCACCTGCCGGCCGATCAGGTCGAAGAAGGCTTCCCAGGCCTTGAGAACCGGCGGGAAACCTGCCTCCAGGTAAAGTGCGTAAAGGCTGTCGAGATGGTGCAGCAGGGCCCGGGCGAAGGCTGCCCGGGAAATCGGTTCTCCCTTTTCCAGGGCCAGCGAAGTGGCCGGATAGCGCAGATCGGCGGGAAACTGATCGGAGCGCATGTTGAGATTGACGCCGATGCCGAGGATCACGTAGTGAATCCCCTCGGTTTCGGCGCTCATCTCGTT
This region includes:
- a CDS encoding ammonia-forming cytochrome c nitrite reductase subunit c552 — protein: MKRIGIAVALALLALPTGVLAKAAGGVDKMECFGCHAEVEQLHQGSKHAKLACETCHSGMEAHLKDSATKPVTSLELATCGSCHKDQYDSFYRVNFEAQARKEKGGPTGRSPMQDKLLAPHGFTKEHNEPRSHAFMVVDQFVVDRFASGRYQFKDMWQVARPGKAWDVLVDTGKTYPKEVSASAGNPVCLQCKTSDLALKWKHMGDKDPKAKWDRTSDVNELIKDVQNPVGCIQCHDPHATRPRIARDALIEAVERDGTRPYDTDKGASRVKVEVVSFRDGFRKIGLLDKPNSTLQCGQCHVEYNCNGGFEPESGEKVTMADRRANHFPMKNALDLLAHYDQLKFRDFRHAVTGARLVKLQHPEMETYWGSVHDKAGIQCHECHMPKEKNA
- a CDS encoding TIGR02266 family protein, which produces MDRKKKILLADDVELFLELEKTFFRRENIELQVARDGRQALEIIAAERPDLVFMDLYMPVMNGDECCLRVKSDPELRSTPIVMVTQGGREEDLAKCRQAGCDEILLKPITRHLFVDTARRLLAVAGREAERVRARLEVRYGPGRRQLLCNYSVNISTGGLFLETDDPLPVDTPLELEFTLPDRQTSIRCNGRVAWVNHPVLLHKPEMAAGMGVQFVDLRLDDMHAIRDFIKKESFSPSW
- a CDS encoding ZIP family metal transporter — translated: MDERWFSVIFFGSVAGIATFLGMYLILARAEWSRRNSASLVSYSAGVLLGVGILHVLPEAQELSSQTPIYFLLSFVLFYFLEHHLFFHAGHEELHHAGLEVAAGHDACCADPHPLGVIAFAGMTLHSLIDGMVIGAGFEAGSETGLLSALAVIAHEVPEGIAMLSILLHYGYARRTAIIFTSTVAMATPIGAVVTYSLVRHLAPGILGALMAFAAGSFVYIAASDLIPESHRARGLKGSLALCGGILTAAMAGWLAHFGHA
- a CDS encoding MogA/MoaB family molybdenum cofactor biosynthesis protein, translated to MTNEARYSVGILTLSDKGARGEREDESGRVIREMISSFGEVVCYQVIPDEEELIVRTLVDWVDRDAVDLILTTGGTGLTARDVTPEATARVIEREIPGMAEAMRMESLRKTPHAMLSRALAGVRRHSLIVNLPGSPKGVRENLEVVLPALGHALAKLKGDPSECAR
- a CDS encoding MOSC domain-containing protein — translated: MNQGEIVAVCTSLGKGERKTDVGQGVLLENFGLEGDGHGGDWHRQVSLLALESIDKMRAAGLDVGPGDFAENLTTRGIGLCTLPVGTRLRVGETAILQITQIGKICHERCAIFYQAGDCVMPKEGIFAVVLRGGSVRKGDRIEVLAEGEGA
- a CDS encoding SPOR domain-containing protein, with protein sequence MTEKDDFGFEDQAEPVEQDPGAAMIEEELRRNLGESGTVEKRSPGRMFLLLALLIVLGGAAAYFYLGSPPVPETPPPAPPVRQPIALPPPPVSMEEATVKTESVPPAPPAGQAPAASAVKPEVPVKAEKPAIKSTVPAPPAETPARTEPPPSPPPAEQTVAQSKVASKKAGPYYLQAGAFLLKANLRDAEAQVRRLGYEPRVKSLRKTMPMTRLRVGAFFAEEGKAKLDSLKAVAPNAFLLRQGEYVLVYAGSFQDIDRARRAADHLYKQGIRVEEEAVEAEVSLSLLSFGDFADRNAAEQAAVRARAAGLEAIVRKDP
- the fusA gene encoding elongation factor G, whose amino-acid sequence is MGKYETAQIRNLGIVGQGGAGKTSLTEAILYNTGMIDRLGKVDEGTSTMDFEPEEIKRGITITSSLDHCEWKGNSLHIVDTPGYTNFLHDTRNCMRILGGAVLVVSAVDGVKAQSVKIWQWAQEFEIPRIVFVNKLDRERADFLKTVDDLSKTLKTRAVAVSMPVGEGEEFKGIIELVDMKARFFKFDDAGTYDETDIPAEYLPEAERLRNLMVEAAAEGDDVLMEKYLEQGELTKDEILLGLREGTLTKVFTPVLCGSATANIGVRNLLNYIVNCLPSPIDKGIQYGKNPKTGEKEQRRPDPAEPFSAMVFKTVNDPYAGKLSLFRVYSGTLKSDSVVYNPNRDTTERIGQLFELEGKKQKPVAVAEAGDIVAVAKLKETSTGDTLCDGAHPIVFESPLTIKPVISFALQAKSKGDEDKIMSSLHKLMEEDPTLQFLRDEETKEMILSGMGQVHVEVAVEKLKRKYGVEVLLKEPKVPYRETIKKAVKQHYRHKKQSGGRGQFADVHIEVEPLPRGSGYEFVDKVVGGVVPRQFIPAVDKGVQEAMRHGILAGYPVQDFRVTLFDGSHHSVDSSEMAFKIAGSMGFKKAMETASPVLLEPIMHMEITVPDDCMGDVIGDMNSRRGKVLGVEPQSGSQVISVQVPMAEVLKYAPDLRSMTSDRGLFTMEFSQYEEVPPHLTARILAEVKKEE
- a CDS encoding type III pantothenate kinase; translated protein: MLLVIDVGNSNTVLGMYQEEQLVRSWRVTTDKSRTVDEYAMLIHELFQLSDIHFTDIRDVIISCVVPPMLNTLEGLCSDYFRLKPYIVGPGIKTGMPIQYDNPKEVGADRIVNAVAAYEKFRRSLIVVDFGTATTFDYISARGVYQGGAIAPGLGISAEALFERASKLPRVEFSRPPQIIAKNTVNSMQAGIFFGYAGLVDGIVGRMKLEARDEPLVVATGGLAGQIAPAAQTIDEVDPNLTLEGLRIIYNRNKSGL